From a region of the Synechococcus sp. PCC 7502 genome:
- a CDS encoding TonB protein: MSEIFNPSAVEPEISKSLKFWQSRSPRDQFWSQKSVWLIMVATIAAHTAFWLLLPNPIKRNPNTVNTQKISTIAVVTLPPELLLKSKLRLPQSFTPLNLNQINLPSPPPPPSGYNPSILPPPLLSVLPQDPQQSNLKILPSAGNLQPNLRNNLKGNNQSNLNFPVTSSNIKPEVLGIPNNSPNLIDNTKPIQPEPLPVPMLDPVTRYSYRASDLMIRNTDINSIISQYGADKVIQRQIAAPNVAVSPDQREPMEWIPLDQKSIPNISGSVVFVLVVSPSGRVVKDPIVLESTNSKLEQVALETIKGYYDRFKPLGLDKYRLVRINYRIP; encoded by the coding sequence ATGTCAGAGATTTTTAACCCATCAGCAGTAGAGCCAGAGATTTCTAAAAGTCTAAAATTTTGGCAATCTCGATCACCCAGAGATCAATTCTGGTCACAGAAGTCTGTGTGGCTGATTATGGTTGCTACAATTGCTGCTCATACTGCTTTTTGGTTACTTTTACCAAACCCAATTAAACGTAATCCTAATACTGTCAACACCCAGAAAATCTCAACTATTGCCGTAGTCACCCTGCCACCCGAATTATTACTGAAGTCAAAACTACGACTACCACAGTCTTTCACTCCTTTAAATCTCAATCAAATTAATTTGCCGTCACCTCCTCCACCTCCTTCTGGTTATAATCCATCTATACTGCCACCACCATTACTATCGGTTTTACCCCAAGACCCCCAGCAAAGTAATTTGAAAATTCTGCCTAGTGCTGGTAATCTCCAGCCAAATCTTAGAAATAATCTCAAGGGTAATAATCAAAGCAACTTAAATTTTCCTGTAACTAGCAGTAATATCAAGCCTGAAGTTTTAGGTATTCCAAATAATTCTCCTAATCTAATTGATAACACCAAACCTATACAACCCGAACCACTGCCAGTGCCTATGCTTGACCCTGTGACTCGTTATAGCTATAGAGCCTCCGATCTGATGATTAGGAATACTGATATTAATAGCATTATTAGCCAGTATGGGGCAGACAAAGTTATTCAGCGTCAAATTGCTGCTCCCAATGTTGCTGTTTCTCCCGATCAAAGAGAACCTATGGAGTGGATTCCCCTTGATCAAAAATCTATACCTAACATCAGTGGATCGGTGGTATTTGTACTTGTGGTTAGCCCATCCGGAAGGGTGGTAAAAGACCCCATAGTTTTAGAAAGTACCAATAGTAAGCTAGAGCAGGTTGCCCTTGAAACCATAAAGGGTTACTATGACCGCTTTAAGCCCCTAGGATTGGATAAATATCGATTGGTAAGGATTAATTATAGAATTCCCTAA
- a CDS encoding TMEM165/GDT1 family protein gives MTVFLAEIGDKTQITTMMITAESDSPWIVFLGAAIALISTSFLGVAAGKWLSRIFSPYWLDTLAGLSFIILAIALLWDATSHP, from the coding sequence ATTACCGTATTTCTAGCTGAAATTGGAGATAAAACTCAAATTACAACCATGATGATTACGGCTGAATCCGACTCCCCTTGGATTGTATTTCTAGGAGCAGCGATCGCTTTAATTTCCACTAGTTTTCTAGGGGTGGCAGCAGGGAAATGGTTATCCCGTATATTTTCACCCTATTGGCTAGATACCTTAGCAGGACTAAGTTTTATAATTTTAGCGATCGCCCTACTCTGGGATGCTACGAGCCACCCTTAG
- a CDS encoding DUF3352 domain-containing protein, translating to MSNQKSNFLLPVIGGLVVIAGGIGAYILYKQSSLTGSSGVADIAKVVPRQVLFATSISGDSNAWSQLEQFQSPEVKKYLDEELQKVEKEALSRGDLNFATDIKPWVGDVVLAILPPAAPKAQTLPKLLPVSTTNIAQALDNSDPNILVVVQIKDKGAANKFFDKVKANATVTQKDYKGVQISIVTGKTGKPTNVALLGDYTVFSPQSGSVEKAIDTFQGEASLAPAIAPASLELKTPLVQFYVPDFANSVEKLISLNPNARPIPPQTLAQLKSVKSITMGLGVDSDGLRLKGITDLDASAIKIEYKPSPGKVIAQFPPETFALITGIDIKSRWEQFAKDAAKDPTLKGQLDEVRNGLKNSPIALDLDKDVFGWMDGEYAVGAIASSEGLLAQSGVGPALIFQTSNRAAAEATLKKLDTFVKGNGLQVSTKDVKGVSVTEWTSPQAPGFAIGYGWYQQDTVFLSVGALVDALAKPTANLDSSATFKSVTGSLDKSNIGYFYLDMDKAWAWYSSRFIPPTEQSSITPEITALIKTVRGIGVTASVPNKNTSKFELLIALKPKGGS from the coding sequence ATGTCAAATCAAAAATCAAATTTTCTACTTCCTGTAATTGGAGGTCTAGTAGTTATAGCGGGTGGAATTGGTGCCTATATTTTATATAAACAAAGCTCACTTACGGGTAGTTCGGGAGTTGCGGATATAGCTAAAGTTGTCCCTAGGCAAGTTTTATTTGCTACTTCTATTTCTGGGGATAGTAATGCTTGGTCGCAGTTGGAGCAGTTTCAATCACCAGAGGTAAAAAAATACCTTGATGAAGAGTTACAAAAGGTAGAAAAAGAGGCTTTAAGTAGGGGTGATCTAAATTTTGCTACGGATATTAAGCCCTGGGTCGGAGATGTAGTGCTGGCAATTTTACCTCCTGCTGCCCCTAAAGCGCAGACCTTACCAAAATTATTACCAGTTTCTACTACCAATATTGCTCAAGCCTTGGATAACTCTGATCCCAATATTTTGGTTGTGGTTCAGATTAAAGATAAAGGTGCAGCCAATAAGTTTTTTGATAAGGTTAAGGCTAATGCTACAGTCACGCAAAAGGACTATAAAGGCGTACAAATTTCTATAGTGACGGGAAAAACTGGTAAGCCCACTAATGTAGCTTTGCTCGGCGACTATACGGTATTTTCACCCCAGTCTGGTTCTGTGGAAAAAGCCATTGATACTTTTCAAGGTGAAGCTTCTTTAGCACCAGCGATCGCTCCCGCTAGTTTGGAGTTAAAGACCCCGTTGGTACAGTTTTATGTGCCTGATTTTGCGAATTCCGTTGAGAAGTTAATATCTCTCAATCCCAATGCTCGACCAATTCCACCGCAGACCCTTGCTCAGTTAAAATCGGTTAAGTCTATAACCATGGGTCTAGGTGTAGATAGTGATGGTCTAAGGCTTAAAGGGATTACGGACTTAGATGCTAGTGCTATTAAGATTGAATATAAGCCCTCGCCGGGTAAAGTCATTGCCCAGTTCCCACCTGAAACCTTTGCCTTGATTACAGGCATTGATATTAAAAGCCGATGGGAGCAGTTTGCCAAAGATGCCGCAAAAGACCCGACTCTTAAAGGGCAACTGGACGAGGTCAGAAATGGGCTAAAAAATTCACCGATCGCCTTGGATTTAGATAAAGATGTATTTGGCTGGATGGATGGGGAGTATGCGGTGGGGGCGATCGCTTCTTCGGAAGGATTACTAGCTCAATCTGGGGTTGGACCTGCTTTAATTTTTCAAACCAGTAATCGGGCGGCGGCGGAAGCAACTCTGAAAAAATTGGATACTTTTGTCAAGGGCAACGGACTTCAAGTTAGCACTAAGGATGTGAAGGGAGTCTCAGTAACGGAATGGACTAGTCCTCAAGCTCCCGGTTTTGCGATCGGCTATGGTTGGTACCAGCAAGATACAGTATTTTTATCGGTGGGTGCTTTAGTTGATGCTCTTGCTAAACCCACAGCTAATTTGGATAGCTCAGCTACATTTAAATCTGTCACTGGCTCTTTGGATAAATCTAATATTGGTTACTTTTATCTAGATATGGATAAAGCTTGGGCATGGTATAGCAGCCGATTTATTCCACCCACAGAGCAGTCATCAATTACCCCAGAGATCACAGCCCTGATTAAAACTGTCCGAGGTATTGGTGTTACTGCTTCAGTGCCTAATAAAAACACCAGTAAGTTTGAGCTTCTAATTGCGCTTAAACCTAAGGGTGGCTCGTAG